Proteins co-encoded in one Deinococcus aerius genomic window:
- a CDS encoding divalent metal cation transporter, with protein MSDALPSELERRETKQHLLRSLGPGLITGASDDDPSGIATSSQVGAQFGSGLRWSMLFSSPWMATIQEVSARLGRVTGHGIGGNLRRHDPPGWLWSVTALLIVANIINLGADSGAVRPVRVAAPRSRPRPSPFRKGELFL; from the coding sequence ATGTCTGATGCCCTCCCGTCCGAACTGGAGCGGCGCGAGACCAAACAGCACCTGCTGCGGTCGCTGGGTCCCGGCCTGATCACCGGCGCCTCCGACGACGATCCCAGCGGCATCGCCACCTCTTCCCAGGTGGGCGCCCAGTTCGGGTCCGGCCTGCGGTGGTCGATGCTGTTCTCCTCCCCGTGGATGGCCACCATTCAAGAGGTCAGTGCCCGGCTGGGGCGGGTCACCGGCCACGGCATCGGCGGGAACCTGCGCCGCCACGACCCGCCGGGGTGGCTGTGGAGTGTCACGGCCCTCCTGATCGTCGCCAACATCATCAACCTGGGCGCGGACAGTGGGGCGGTCCGCCCTGTGCGGGTCGCGGCCCCCCGCTCTCGCCCTCGACCTTCCCCCTTCCGGAAAGGAGAACTGTTCCTATGA
- a CDS encoding cytochrome c-type biogenesis protein, whose amino-acid sequence MRRPGVWGLLALVLGLLLSVSLALTPDQEARAERLGTNLRCPICTGLPITESTNDLSREMLRDVREQVVAGRSDRDIYAYFAARYGNFVLLDPPKEGSNLLLWGAPLAALVAGGAVLWGVLRKRNVAAPSIPEAGTEAPFDPFLAQVRRETRGDDRAGGQA is encoded by the coding sequence GTGAGGCGGCCAGGGGTGTGGGGACTCCTGGCCCTCGTCCTGGGCTTGCTGCTGTCCGTGTCGCTCGCCCTGACGCCCGACCAGGAGGCGCGGGCGGAGCGGCTGGGAACCAACCTGCGCTGCCCGATCTGCACGGGCCTGCCCATCACGGAGAGCACGAACGACCTCAGCCGGGAGATGCTGCGGGACGTGCGCGAGCAGGTGGTGGCGGGGCGCAGCGACCGGGACATCTATGCCTACTTCGCCGCGCGGTACGGGAACTTCGTGCTGCTCGACCCGCCCAAGGAGGGGAGCAACCTGCTGCTGTGGGGCGCCCCGCTGGCGGCGTTGGTGGCGGGGGGCGCGGTGCTGTGGGGCGTGTTGCGCAAACGGAACGTCGCGGCTCCGTCCATCCCGGAGGCGGGGACCGAGGCGCCCTTCGACCCCTTCCTCGCCCAGGTGCGGCGTGAGACCCGGGGGGATGACCGGGCGGGGGGGCAGGCGTGA
- a CDS encoding cation diffusion facilitator family transporter: MSEHGHSHGANASARQLRLALALTGTFLVVEVIYGFLSGSLALLSDAGHMLTDVMALVLSLFAIRIGQRAADGQRTFGYRRAEILAAAVNAGALFAIGLYILFEAYRRLREPVEVQSTTMLVVAVLGLIVNLISARLLASGSEHSLNVKSAYLEVMGDLLGSVAVIVGALVIRFTGLTWVDPVLGALIGLWVLPRTWVLLRASVNVLLEGVPEGVNLDRLRAELAALPGVREVHDLHVWSVTSGLHSLTAHLVVAGQPAADLLPRVHAIAERHGIEHSTVQVEPPDTHAGHKDHLHP, from the coding sequence ATGAGTGAGCACGGGCACAGCCACGGCGCGAACGCCAGCGCGCGGCAGCTCCGCCTGGCCCTCGCCCTGACCGGCACGTTCCTGGTCGTCGAGGTCATCTACGGCTTCCTGTCGGGCAGCCTGGCGCTCCTCTCGGACGCCGGGCACATGCTGACCGACGTGATGGCGCTGGTCCTGTCGCTCTTCGCGATTCGGATCGGCCAGCGGGCGGCGGACGGGCAGCGCACCTTCGGGTACCGCCGGGCCGAGATCCTGGCGGCGGCCGTGAACGCCGGGGCGCTGTTCGCCATCGGGCTGTACATCCTCTTCGAGGCGTACCGCCGGTTGCGCGAGCCGGTGGAGGTGCAGAGTACCACCATGCTGGTCGTGGCCGTCCTCGGGCTGATCGTGAACCTGATCAGCGCGCGCCTGCTCGCCTCGGGCAGCGAACACAGCCTGAACGTGAAGTCCGCGTACCTGGAGGTCATGGGAGACTTGCTGGGCTCGGTGGCCGTGATCGTGGGAGCGCTGGTGATCCGCTTCACGGGCCTGACCTGGGTGGACCCGGTGCTGGGCGCCTTGATCGGGCTGTGGGTCCTGCCGCGCACCTGGGTTCTGCTCAGGGCCAGCGTGAACGTGCTGCTCGAAGGGGTGCCGGAGGGCGTGAACCTGGACCGCCTGCGGGCGGAACTCGCGGCCCTGCCCGGCGTGCGGGAGGTGCACGACCTGCACGTCTGGAGCGTGACCAGCGGCCTGCACAGCCTCACCGCCCACCTGGTGGTGGCGGGCCAGCCGGCGGCGGACCTGCTGCCCAGGGTTCATGCCATTGCCGAGCGCCACGGCATCGAGCACAGCACGGTGCAGGTGGAACCCCCGGACACCCACGCCGGACACAAGGACCACCTTCACCCGTGA
- the lnt gene encoding apolipoprotein N-acyltransferase: protein MQRVSFRGTFLLLAFLAGVGLSFTFPPSPLGWLAPLPLAWLFRAVARHPPGRAFRLTFAFATGIFGALLLWLPGSLSPLFGPGVAALYPVLVGGLALMWAGTAALTRRLMGRATLWALPFAWVLLDSARGLGPFGFTWGSLGYAFASTPLVQLADLGGVSLVGLLVALAAAALADRRPRVLLGAAALLSLGTLYGLTRPPDPPATERALLVQGNVDPRAKAQGRTADELGRYLTLTRAGLAAGPALVVWPETAAPAAPTSPAVDRALTALRVPLLLGAPTEEGGYRNSVYAFAGGQVRGRQDKVRLVPFGEYFPARERLDGAYQAVFRTLGLPALTGAVPGRTLAPLPVGSVRAGALICYESTFPALARAQVRRGARVLAVVSNDAWFGPSVGAEQHFQMGRVRAIETRRWLLRAGNDGVTAAIAPSGRVTARLPRRVAGALPVFFAQTTTVTPYVRWGEWVTALSVLALLGLGLGPRGWVRPGTGPAS from the coding sequence ATGCAGCGGGTTTCGTTCCGTGGCACTTTTCTCCTGCTGGCGTTCCTCGCCGGGGTGGGGCTCTCGTTTACCTTCCCGCCCTCGCCGCTGGGCTGGCTCGCGCCGTTGCCCCTGGCCTGGCTCTTCCGGGCCGTGGCGCGGCACCCGCCAGGCCGGGCCTTTCGCCTGACCTTCGCCTTTGCCACGGGCATTTTCGGGGCGCTGCTGCTGTGGCTGCCCGGCAGCCTGTCGCCCCTCTTCGGGCCCGGGGTGGCGGCGCTGTACCCGGTCCTGGTGGGGGGGCTGGCCCTGATGTGGGCCGGGACGGCGGCCCTCACCCGCCGGTTGATGGGCCGGGCCACGCTCTGGGCCCTGCCCTTCGCCTGGGTGCTGCTGGACAGCGCGCGTGGCCTGGGGCCGTTCGGGTTCACCTGGGGCAGCCTGGGGTACGCGTTCGCGTCCACCCCGCTCGTGCAGCTCGCGGACCTGGGCGGCGTCTCGCTGGTGGGACTGCTCGTCGCGCTCGCGGCGGCGGCCCTGGCCGACCGGCGCCCGCGGGTCCTGCTGGGCGCGGCGGCGCTGCTGTCGCTGGGCACCCTGTACGGCCTCACCCGGCCGCCGGACCCGCCCGCCACGGAGCGGGCCCTCCTGGTGCAGGGCAACGTCGATCCGCGGGCCAAGGCCCAGGGACGCACGGCGGATGAACTGGGACGCTACCTGACGCTGACCCGGGCGGGCCTGGCCGCCGGCCCGGCCCTGGTGGTGTGGCCCGAGACGGCCGCCCCGGCCGCGCCCACCTCACCGGCGGTGGATCGCGCGCTGACGGCGCTGAGGGTGCCACTGCTGCTGGGTGCCCCGACCGAGGAGGGCGGGTACCGCAACAGCGTGTACGCCTTCGCGGGCGGGCAGGTTCGGGGGCGGCAGGACAAGGTGCGGCTGGTGCCGTTCGGGGAGTACTTCCCGGCCCGCGAGCGGCTGGACGGGGCCTACCAGGCTGTGTTCCGCACGCTGGGGCTGCCCGCCCTCACGGGGGCCGTGCCCGGCCGCACCCTGGCGCCGCTGCCGGTGGGCAGTGTGCGGGCGGGTGCGCTGATCTGCTACGAGTCGACCTTCCCGGCCCTCGCGCGTGCCCAGGTGCGGCGGGGCGCGCGGGTCCTGGCGGTGGTGTCGAACGACGCCTGGTTCGGGCCGTCGGTGGGGGCCGAGCAGCACTTCCAGATGGGGCGGGTGCGGGCCATCGAGACCCGGCGCTGGCTGCTGCGGGCGGGCAACGACGGGGTGACGGCGGCCATCGCGCCCTCGGGGCGGGTCACGGCCCGGCTGCCGCGGCGGGTCGCGGGGGCGCTGCCGGTCTTCTTCGCGCAGACCACCACGGTCACCCCGTACGTCCGGTGGGGGGAGTGGGTCACGGCGCTGAGCGTGCTGGCGCTGCTGGGGTTGGGGCTGGGTCCGCGCGGATGGGTTCGCCCCGGAACAGGGCCAGCCTCGTGA
- a CDS encoding SCO family protein: MTAPPTRPVWQSLLWALLAVTLLLGGAWAYARLKNPFPFYGTVYDAETTAPALTGTGEDGRPFALSGLKGQTVAVFFGFLHCPNICPTTLAALERVRQALPEADRANFRSVLVTLDPARDDVGKLREYVRFFSPSAKGVFIPEPQLADTAADWGVGYQKADVKGLSYQINHTTGVYLIDREGRRRVVWDYTQLTKVDRVAADVREVMR; this comes from the coding sequence ATGACCGCTCCCCCCACCCGTCCCGTCTGGCAGTCCCTCCTGTGGGCACTCCTGGCCGTCACCCTGCTGCTGGGCGGCGCCTGGGCCTACGCCCGGCTGAAAAACCCCTTCCCCTTCTACGGCACGGTGTATGACGCGGAGACGACCGCGCCCGCCCTGACCGGCACCGGGGAGGACGGCCGACCCTTCGCCTTGAGCGGCCTCAAGGGGCAAACCGTGGCCGTCTTTTTCGGCTTCCTGCACTGCCCGAACATCTGCCCGACCACCCTGGCCGCCCTGGAACGGGTCCGCCAGGCCCTCCCGGAAGCGGACCGGGCCAATTTCCGCTCCGTGCTCGTCACCCTCGACCCCGCCCGGGACGACGTGGGCAAGCTGCGGGAGTACGTCCGGTTCTTCAGCCCGTCGGCCAAAGGGGTCTTCATTCCTGAACCTCAACTCGCCGACACCGCCGCCGACTGGGGCGTGGGCTACCAGAAGGCCGACGTGAAGGGCCTGAGCTACCAGATCAACCACACCACCGGCGTGTACCTGATCGACCGCGAGGGCCGGCGGCGGGTGGTCTGGGACTACACCCAGCTCACCAAGGTGGACCGTGTGGCGGCCGACGTGCGGGAGGTGATGCGGTGA
- a CDS encoding ArsR/SmtB family transcription factor encodes MRTASQDDACEVTCVHPEAVARARAGLPDAACVEDATTLLKIIADPTRFRILSALNAEELCVCDLSAVVGISESAVSHQLRLLRAHRLVAFRKEGRVAYYRLLDQHINGLIGGAVDHVRE; translated from the coding sequence ATGAGAACCGCTTCTCAAGACGACGCGTGCGAGGTCACCTGCGTCCACCCTGAGGCGGTCGCGCGCGCCCGCGCTGGCCTGCCCGATGCCGCATGCGTCGAGGACGCCACCACGCTCCTCAAGATCATCGCCGATCCCACCCGATTCCGCATTCTCAGCGCCCTGAACGCCGAGGAGCTGTGCGTCTGTGATCTGTCCGCCGTGGTCGGAATCAGCGAGAGTGCGGTCAGCCACCAACTTCGGCTCCTGCGCGCCCACCGCCTGGTGGCCTTTCGCAAGGAGGGGCGCGTCGCCTACTACCGCCTGCTGGACCAGCACATCAACGGGTTGATCGGCGGGGCGGTGGACCACGTGCGCGAATGA
- a CDS encoding peptidoglycan D,D-transpeptidase FtsI family protein translates to MSPYPTRAGSHRLGRRAGVLAALCLLAFAVLAVAFARITVPAGPPPLPSTRPTRGELRSADGRVLAHGALDARRYPLGPLAAPVIGFVGASAGLEGTERAMNGRLQRGEALTLTLDTRVQAAVEAVLSEALRRTDAQFASAAVMDTRTGELRALASVPGFDPGAWTQVPADRWRNRAALDEYEPGSVVKALTVAALLDEDRTTPDQTYDTPMWRRLAGATINDLVPHPARLTTRQILRYSSNVGMTRLVEGVPPELLYRYFTAYGFGQPVRLGLPAGDGLLRDPDAWSALSQATLSFGQGLTATTLQLVAAFNVLANDGRYVPPRLFPGDVAGARQVLRRETAARMREVLRGVIDDGIRGKAELPGYHVGGKTGTAQVAVDGRYSGEVFSSTFAGFLPAAQPRFTVAVMVRGAKREYQGSQLAAPIFRDISSALLSLYAYTPDEQR, encoded by the coding sequence ATGTCCCCTTACCCAACTCGTGCTGGCTCCCACCGCCTTGGTCGCCGTGCTGGCGTCCTCGCCGCCCTGTGTCTGCTCGCCTTCGCCGTGTTGGCGGTGGCCTTCGCCCGCATCACGGTCCCCGCTGGCCCCCCGCCCCTCCCGTCCACCCGGCCCACCCGCGGGGAACTGCGCAGCGCCGACGGGCGGGTCCTGGCGCACGGCGCCCTGGACGCCCGGCGTTACCCCCTGGGTCCCCTGGCCGCGCCGGTCATCGGTTTTGTGGGGGCCTCGGCCGGGCTGGAGGGCACGGAGCGGGCGATGAACGGGCGCTTGCAGCGCGGTGAGGCGCTGACCCTCACCCTGGACACCCGCGTGCAGGCCGCCGTTGAAGCCGTCCTGAGCGAGGCCCTGAGGCGCACCGACGCCCAGTTCGCGTCGGCCGCCGTCATGGACACCCGGACGGGCGAGTTGCGTGCCCTGGCGTCGGTGCCGGGCTTCGACCCGGGCGCCTGGACGCAGGTCCCGGCTGACCGTTGGCGCAACCGGGCGGCGCTGGACGAGTACGAGCCGGGCAGTGTGGTTAAGGCGCTCACGGTGGCGGCTCTGCTCGACGAGGACCGGACCACACCTGATCAGACGTACGACACCCCGATGTGGCGCCGCCTCGCCGGGGCCACCATCAACGACCTCGTTCCGCATCCTGCCCGGCTCACAACGCGGCAAATCCTGCGCTACTCCAGCAACGTCGGCATGACCCGGCTCGTGGAGGGCGTGCCCCCGGAGTTGCTGTACCGCTACTTCACCGCGTACGGCTTCGGGCAGCCGGTCCGGCTGGGCCTGCCCGCCGGGGACGGCCTCCTGCGGGACCCGGACGCCTGGAGCGCCCTGTCACAGGCCACCCTGTCCTTCGGGCAGGGACTGACCGCCACCACCCTGCAACTCGTCGCGGCCTTCAACGTGCTGGCCAACGACGGGCGGTACGTTCCCCCGCGCCTCTTCCCCGGCGACGTGGCCGGGGCGAGGCAGGTGCTGCGCCGGGAGACGGCGGCCCGCATGCGCGAGGTGCTGCGTGGGGTGATCGACGACGGCATCCGGGGAAAGGCCGAGTTGCCCGGGTACCACGTGGGCGGGAAGACCGGCACCGCGCAGGTGGCGGTGGACGGCCGCTACAGCGGGGAGGTGTTTTCCAGCACCTTCGCGGGCTTCCTCCCCGCGGCGCAACCGCGCTTCACGGTGGCGGTGATGGTGCGCGGGGCCAAACGCGAGTACCAGGGATCGCAACTCGCCGCCCCCATCTTCCGGGACATCAGCTCCGCCCTGCTGTCCCTGTACGCGTACACGCCGGACGAGCAGCGTTAG
- a CDS encoding TlpA family protein disulfide reductase: MTEVSTNPKPATPAPLWRRLLPPVLAAGLVGVLGAALLNPARNTPEGGPLINKPAPAFTLESLDGAPVSLASLQGRPVVLNFWASWCTPCREEAPLFRELSERQGAGQGLAVVGVLFQETKEQNARDFIKEYALAYPSLRDPGIQTGINYGVSGIPETFFIDREGVIRDKASGGLTRERLNAGLAKIGVAGL; this comes from the coding sequence ATGACAGAGGTTTCAACGAACCCCAAACCCGCGACTCCCGCTCCCCTGTGGCGACGTCTGCTGCCCCCCGTGCTTGCGGCGGGGCTCGTTGGGGTGCTGGGTGCAGCGCTGCTGAACCCCGCGCGCAACACCCCGGAGGGTGGGCCACTGATCAACAAGCCCGCCCCCGCCTTCACCCTCGAAAGCCTTGACGGCGCTCCGGTCAGCCTGGCCTCCCTCCAGGGCCGTCCCGTCGTCCTGAACTTCTGGGCCTCGTGGTGCACGCCGTGCCGGGAGGAGGCGCCCCTGTTCCGCGAACTCAGCGAGCGGCAGGGCGCGGGACAGGGCCTGGCGGTCGTCGGGGTCCTGTTCCAGGAGACGAAGGAACAAAATGCGCGCGACTTCATCAAGGAGTACGCCCTCGCCTATCCCTCCCTGCGCGACCCCGGCATCCAGACGGGCATCAATTACGGCGTGTCGGGCATTCCGGAAACGTTCTTCATCGACCGTGAGGGCGTGATCCGCGACAAAGCGTCGGGGGGCCTGACCCGTGAGCGGCTGAACGCGGGGCTGGCGAAGATCGGGGTGGCGGGGCTGTGA
- a CDS encoding c-type cytochrome has product MPTDPDAPERHRLTAERDRLYAELSHLTDESRRPDLERRAALILRALDALPAAPPPRERGRRTRAAALAGLAVAALVTVAGAVTFVPRWQLASLGADEVQDVRDVLALPGLRRKAETTGEGAAYLAWGRAAFDSARYAQAVTAYGNALKLDPRQPEALRRLGILLLTRGEQTGQTGAQPTPEDARQAFLLIRTAAQLAPKEPESQLLLGFALARFGQDADALTALERYRTLDPKGRDADDLITSLHARQNESDPGLRVYAANCASCHGPNGGGGLGPNLRVATLSREALENVIVNGKGAMPASPNLKPEELNALLDVLERWQKEGE; this is encoded by the coding sequence ATGCCCACTGATCCCGACGCTCCCGAGCGCCACCGGCTCACCGCCGAGCGTGACCGCCTGTACGCGGAATTGTCTCATTTGACCGACGAGTCGCGCCGCCCCGACCTCGAACGCCGCGCGGCACTCATCCTGCGGGCCCTCGACGCCCTGCCAGCCGCTCCTCCTCCCCGGGAACGTGGGAGGCGGACGCGCGCCGCTGCGCTGGCGGGGCTCGCGGTGGCTGCGCTCGTCACCGTCGCCGGGGCGGTGACCTTCGTGCCACGCTGGCAGCTCGCCTCTCTCGGGGCGGATGAGGTGCAGGACGTGCGGGACGTGCTCGCGCTGCCGGGCCTGCGCAGGAAGGCCGAGACGACCGGGGAGGGAGCCGCGTACCTCGCCTGGGGCCGGGCCGCTTTCGACTCCGCCCGGTACGCGCAGGCGGTGACCGCGTACGGGAACGCCCTGAAGCTCGACCCCCGGCAGCCCGAGGCACTGCGGCGGCTGGGCATCCTGCTCCTGACGCGAGGCGAGCAGACGGGGCAGACCGGCGCACAGCCCACACCCGAGGACGCGCGGCAGGCCTTCCTGTTGATCCGCACCGCGGCGCAGCTCGCGCCGAAGGAGCCGGAATCGCAGCTCCTGCTGGGCTTCGCGCTCGCCCGCTTCGGGCAGGACGCGGACGCGCTGACGGCGCTCGAACGCTACCGGACCCTCGACCCCAAGGGACGCGACGCCGACGACCTGATCACCTCCCTGCACGCGAGGCAGAACGAGAGCGACCCAGGCCTGCGCGTGTACGCTGCCAACTGCGCGAGTTGCCACGGCCCGAACGGGGGCGGGGGCCTCGGCCCGAACCTGCGGGTCGCCACCCTGTCGCGGGAGGCCCTCGAAAACGTGATCGTGAACGGCAAGGGCGCCATGCCCGCCTCCCCAAACCTGAAGCCCGAAGAGCTGAACGCCCTCCTCGACGTGCTGGAGCGGTGGCAGAAGGAAGGCGAGTAA
- a CDS encoding glutaredoxin family protein: protein MTTVTVYTAGACATSRAVGAFLTRHAIPFTEQNIDHDAQARAELLARADVSALPVTQVGDQIFSGTFRDQREGIARALRLTGGR, encoded by the coding sequence ATGACCACGGTCACCGTGTACACGGCGGGCGCCTGTGCGACCAGCCGGGCCGTAGGGGCCTTCCTGACCCGCCACGCCATTCCCTTCACGGAACAGAACATCGACCACGACGCGCAGGCGCGCGCGGAGCTGCTGGCGCGCGCCGACGTCTCCGCGCTGCCCGTCACCCAGGTCGGCGACCAGATCTTTTCCGGCACCTTCCGGGACCAGCGCGAGGGCATCGCCCGCGCCCTCAGGCTGACGGGGGGACGGTGA
- a CDS encoding cation diffusion facilitator family transporter, with protein sequence MDRTLRLARYSLLLGLLILALKAGAYLLTGSVALYSDALESIINVVASAAALFALSVARKPADAGHPYGHAKAEYFSAVLEGVLIVLAAVSILYSASQDLRAPKPLEGLGLGLLVSLGATLLNAGYGTYLVRSGRWLRSPALVADGQHLLTDVVTSGGVLVGLGLVALTGWTVLDPVMAMLVALNILWVGGRLVRSSARSLLDEAAPPETQALIRRLVAEHAEGALEAHDLRTRHAGRLTFIDFHLVVPEHLTVGQAHAICDRLEGVIEREVPDSEVTIHVEPESAAKHRGVLVL encoded by the coding sequence GTGGACCGTACCCTCCGACTGGCCCGGTACAGCCTGCTGCTGGGCCTGCTGATTCTCGCGCTCAAGGCGGGCGCGTACCTGCTGACCGGCAGCGTCGCGCTGTACTCCGACGCGCTGGAGAGCATTATCAACGTCGTCGCCTCCGCGGCGGCCCTCTTCGCCCTCTCGGTCGCGCGCAAGCCCGCCGACGCGGGCCACCCCTACGGCCACGCCAAGGCCGAGTATTTCTCCGCCGTGCTCGAAGGCGTCTTGATCGTCCTGGCGGCCGTGAGCATCCTTTACAGCGCGTCCCAGGACCTGAGGGCGCCCAAGCCGCTGGAGGGACTGGGGCTGGGCCTGCTCGTCTCGCTGGGGGCGACCTTGCTCAACGCGGGCTACGGGACCTACCTCGTCCGCAGCGGGCGGTGGCTGCGCTCCCCCGCCCTGGTCGCGGACGGGCAACACCTGCTCACCGACGTGGTGACGAGCGGGGGCGTCCTCGTCGGCCTGGGGCTGGTGGCGCTCACCGGCTGGACCGTGCTCGACCCGGTCATGGCGATGCTGGTGGCGCTCAACATCCTGTGGGTGGGCGGGCGGCTGGTGCGGTCGTCCGCGCGCAGCCTGCTGGACGAGGCCGCGCCCCCCGAGACGCAGGCGCTGATCCGCCGCCTGGTGGCCGAGCACGCCGAGGGGGCGCTGGAGGCGCACGACCTGCGCACCCGCCACGCGGGACGGCTGACCTTTATCGACTTCCACCTGGTGGTGCCCGAGCACCTCACCGTGGGGCAGGCCCACGCCATCTGTGACCGGCTGGAAGGGGTGATCGAGCGGGAGGTGCCGGACAGTGAGGTCACCATCCATGTGGAGCCGGAGAGCGCGGCCAAGCACCGCGGGGTGCTCGTCCTCTGA
- a CDS encoding heme lyase CcmF/NrfE family subunit, which yields MLNLISFQSSALGALGQLSLLAALAFTLGGTWLAVVGGLKADSRATEAARRAVWAVFALVSLGTLVLMAALLRDDFSVRYVAEHSMRASPTWVKVTSLWGALSGSILLWAWLLAGFALVLSLTLRRDALRPWALGAMFVSLLFFVGVCASIASPFTPLSQIPAEGSGPNPALQNHWMMAVHPVLLYLGFVGLSVPFAYAVAALVTGRLSDHWVVVTRRWTLVAWAFLTAAIVAGGWWSYETLGWGGYWAWDPVENASFIPWLLTTAFLHSVQIQERRGLMRAWNVWLIVLAYASTVLGTFLNRSGIVQSVHAFAGGPVGPVFLGFLAFLLVAGIGLAAWRAPHLRDEADPPAPVSREGAFLAGNWLFLVFAVMVLVGTLFPTLVEAVQGRRDASVGPAFYNAFAIPLGLGLLLLMGAGPLLPWRRADGQSFWRALRPLLLAGLGAGLIAFAFGVRSPGVLGTVALAAYNLVGLGLLTARALRERAAARRGSGFLGLVREQPRRYGAYLAHVGLVVIALGIAFSGAYRQDAQTTLKVGAAPTKLLNETLALQGTRLDTKPYGRSQVARVLIDGRPFEAKLNTYVQGGNSAFAAPAVRYGVLGDTYLVVTAFDEQGRWASVRLIESPLVSWIWWGTLIVVLGAGLTLVPPKRATVRVPVARTAPATD from the coding sequence ATGCTGAACCTGATTTCCTTCCAGTCGAGTGCGCTCGGCGCGCTGGGCCAGCTTAGCCTGCTCGCGGCGCTCGCCTTTACCCTGGGCGGGACGTGGCTGGCCGTCGTCGGTGGCCTGAAGGCCGACAGCCGGGCCACCGAGGCCGCGCGGCGGGCGGTCTGGGCCGTCTTCGCCCTCGTGAGCCTGGGGACGCTGGTCCTGATGGCCGCGCTGCTGCGCGACGACTTCAGCGTGCGGTACGTGGCGGAACACTCCATGCGGGCCTCGCCGACCTGGGTCAAGGTGACGAGCCTGTGGGGAGCACTCTCCGGGTCGATTCTGCTGTGGGCGTGGCTGCTCGCGGGCTTCGCGCTCGTGCTGAGCCTGACCCTGCGGCGCGACGCCCTGCGGCCCTGGGCCCTGGGCGCGATGTTCGTCAGCCTGCTCTTTTTCGTGGGTGTATGCGCGAGCATCGCCAGCCCGTTCACGCCGCTGAGCCAGATTCCGGCGGAAGGCTCCGGGCCCAATCCCGCCCTGCAAAACCACTGGATGATGGCCGTCCACCCGGTCCTGCTGTACCTGGGCTTCGTGGGGCTGAGCGTGCCCTTCGCGTACGCGGTCGCCGCGCTCGTGACCGGGCGGCTCTCGGACCACTGGGTCGTCGTGACCCGGCGCTGGACGCTGGTCGCCTGGGCCTTTCTCACCGCCGCCATCGTGGCGGGCGGCTGGTGGAGCTACGAGACGCTGGGCTGGGGCGGGTACTGGGCCTGGGACCCGGTGGAGAATGCGTCGTTCATCCCCTGGCTGCTGACCACCGCTTTCCTGCATTCCGTCCAGATTCAGGAGCGGCGCGGGCTGATGCGCGCGTGGAACGTGTGGCTGATCGTGCTGGCGTACGCGAGCACCGTGCTGGGCACCTTCCTGAACCGCTCGGGGATCGTGCAGAGCGTCCACGCCTTTGCGGGCGGGCCGGTCGGGCCGGTGTTCCTGGGCTTCCTGGCCTTCCTGCTCGTGGCGGGGATCGGGCTGGCCGCGTGGCGTGCGCCCCACCTGCGCGACGAGGCCGACCCGCCCGCCCCGGTGAGCCGTGAGGGAGCCTTCCTGGCCGGGAACTGGCTGTTCCTGGTCTTCGCGGTGATGGTGCTCGTCGGGACCCTGTTCCCCACCCTCGTGGAGGCAGTGCAGGGGCGGCGGGATGCCTCGGTCGGCCCGGCCTTCTACAACGCCTTCGCCATTCCGCTGGGGCTGGGATTGCTGCTGCTGATGGGCGCGGGGCCGCTGCTCCCGTGGCGGCGGGCAGACGGGCAGAGTTTCTGGCGGGCGCTGCGACCCCTGCTGCTGGCGGGGCTGGGGGCGGGGCTGATCGCCTTCGCGTTCGGCGTGCGGAGCCCGGGTGTGCTGGGCACGGTGGCGCTCGCAGCGTACAACCTCGTCGGGCTGGGGCTGCTGACCGCGCGGGCGCTGCGGGAACGGGCGGCGGCGCGGCGGGGAAGTGGCTTCCTCGGCCTCGTCCGCGAGCAGCCGCGCCGCTATGGCGCCTACCTCGCGCACGTCGGGCTGGTCGTCATCGCCCTGGGGATCGCCTTTTCGGGCGCCTATCGGCAGGACGCACAGACTACGCTGAAGGTCGGTGCGGCCCCCACCAAACTGCTGAACGAGACGCTGGCCCTGCAAGGCACCCGGCTCGACACCAAGCCCTACGGGCGGTCCCAGGTGGCGCGCGTGCTGATCGACGGGCGGCCCTTCGAGGCGAAGCTCAACACCTACGTGCAGGGCGGGAACTCCGCCTTCGCCGCGCCCGCGGTGCGCTACGGGGTGCTGGGCGACACCTACCTCGTCGTGACGGCCTTTGACGAGCAGGGCCGGTGGGCCAGCGTGCGGCTGATCGAGAGCCCGCTCGTGTCGTGGATCTGGTGGGGCACCTTGATCGTGGTGCTGGGGGCCGGGCTGACGCTCGTGCCGCCCAAGCGCGCGACGGTGCGCGTGCCCGTGGCGCGGACGGCCCCGGCGACTGACTAG